Proteins from one Acanthopagrus latus isolate v.2019 chromosome 18, fAcaLat1.1, whole genome shotgun sequence genomic window:
- the ctsf gene encoding cathepsin F produces the protein MAGFRSCPLIPWLALAAVLGSVLGLGEDLDRPLFGPPGSPVQLHESDPGLKKALAFAEERYNRGSNAMHLRKVSRLLSATKQLVKGIRYTITVELSNTQCKKSTMLRTCDFYPESQKLKTEVCVFEVWDIPWQGTSTLLKQKCQPKGEPQLEETNKVTDASTSQPLEESMELLGQFKEFMVKYNKVYSSQEEADRRLLIFHENLKTAEKLQSLDQGSAEYGVTKFSDLTEEEFRSTYLNPLLSQWTLHREMKPASPAQDPAPASWDWRDHGAVSPVKNQGMCGSCWAFSVTGNIEGQWFLKNGSLLSLSEQELVDCDGLDQACRGGLPSNAYEAIEKLGGLESEADYSYSGHKQRCDFTSGKVAAYINSSVELSKDEKEIAAWLAENGPISVALNAFAMQFYRKGVSHPLKIFCNPWMIDHAVLMVGYGERKGIPFWAIKNSWGEDYGEQGYYYLYRGSNACGINKMCSSAVVN, from the exons ATGGCCGGATTCCGCAGTTGTCCCTTAATCCCGTGGCTGGCCTTGGCCGCCGTGCTGGGCTCGGTGCTCGGGCTTGGCGAGGACCTCGACCGGCCTCTGTTCGGACCCCCCGGCTCCCCTGTCCAGCTACATGAATCCGACCCAGGACTGAAGAAGGCCCTGGCCTTCGCCGAGGAGCGCTACAACCGGGGCTCCAACGCCATGCACCTCCGCAAAGTCAGCAGGCTTCTCTCTGCCACCAAACAG cTGGTGAAGGGTATCCGCTACACCATAACAGTGGAACTAAGTAACACTCAGTGTAAGAAATCCACCATGCTAAGGACATGTGATTTCTATCCAGAGTCACAGAAACTCAAG actgaggtgtgtgtgtttgaagtgtgGGACATCCCCTGGCAGGGCACTTCAACTCTGCTCAAACAGAAGTGCCAGCCTAAAG GTGAACCTCAACTAGAAGAAACCAACAAAGTGACAGATGCGTCAACCAGCCAGCCTCTGGAG GAGTCAATGGAGTTGTTGGGCCAGTTCAAAGAGTTTATGGTGAAATACAATAAGGTCTACAGCAGCCAGGAAG AGGCAGACCGCCGTTTGCTCATCTTCCATGAGAATCTGAAGACTGCTGAGAAGCTCCAGTCACTGGATCAAGGCTCAGCTGAATATGGAGTCACCAAGTTCAGTGACCTGACtg AGGAAGAGTTTCGTTCTACATACCTCAACCCATTGCTGAGTCAATGGACTCTTCATCGAGAGATGAAGCCAGCATCTCCTGCCCAAGACCCCGCCCCCGCTAGCTGGGATTGGCGGGATCACGGAGCTGTCAGTCCCGTTAAGAACCAG ggtaTGTGTGGATCCTGCTGGGCTTTTTCTGTCACAGGCAACATTGAAGGCCAGTGGTTCCTAAAAAATGGTTCGTTGCTGTCCCTGTCGGAACAAG AGCTGGTTGACTGTGATGGGCTGGACCAGGCGTGCAGGGGAGGGCTACCGTCAAATGCTTATGAAGCTATTGAGAAGCTGG GTGGTCTTGAGTCAGAGGCTGATTACTCCTACAGCGGGCACAAGCAGAGGTGCGACTTCACCAGTGGGAAGGTGGCTGCCTACATCAACAGCTCTGTGGAGCTGTCCAAAGATGAGAAGG AAATTGCAGCTTGGCTGGCTGAAAATGGTCCAATCTCTGTTGCTCTGAATGCTTTCGCCATGCAG ttCTACAGGAAGGGTGTATCTCACCCTTTGAAGATCTTCTGCAACCCCTGGATGATCGACCATGCTGTGCTGATGGTGGGATACGGAGAAC gtaAAGGTATCCCATTCTGGGCTATCAAAAACAGCTGGGGAGAGGATTATGGAGAACAG GGTTACTACTACCTTTACAGGGGGTCTAATGCCTGTGGGATCAACAAGATGTGCTCATCTGCTGTAGTCAACTAA
- the eif1ad gene encoding probable RNA-binding protein EIF1AD has protein sequence MSQATKRKHVVKEVLGDFVMPTENQQIVKVTGSRGNNLHEAVTAQGETFLVSMPTKFRKNIWIKRGDYVIVDPIEEGEKVKAEISFILYKDHIQNLQKQQQWPEGFMEEPSEQDKISKHQEKEEGEEEKDEEEDVSDSEDDESDLFVNTNRCNYQYSESEEEEDSEEQDHVKDERTGNGS, from the exons ATGTCACAGGCCACTAAACGCAAACATGTCGTCAAGGAGGTTCTTGGAGATTTTGTCATGCCCACAGAGAACCAGCAGATTGTAAAG GTCACTGGTAGCCGTGGTAACAACCTCCATGAAGCTGTCACGGCCCAGGGTGAGACTTTCCTAGTGAGCATGCCCACCAAGTTCCGCAAGAACATCTGGATCAAGAGAG GTGATTATGTGATTGTGGATCCCAttgaagaaggagagaaggtgaAGGCTGAGATCAGCTTCATTCTGTACAAAGATCACATTCAGAACctgcaaaaacaacagcagtg GCCAGAGGGTTTCATGGAGGAGCCGTCAGAGCAGGACAAGATAAGCAAACATcaggaaaaggaagagggggaggaggagaaagatgaggaagaggatgtcAGTGACTCTGAAGATGATGAGAGTGACCTCTTTGTAAACACCAACCGCTGTAACTACCAGTACAgcgagagtgaggaggaggaggacagtgagGAGCAGGATCATGTCAAAGACGAAAGGACAGGAAATGGCTCCTAG